The genome window CCATCGCTTCAAGTCCACACCCGCTAAATTTGAGGACAATGGATTTGACGAGTCGTAGGTTAGAAACAACGAGTTTATCTCGCGCTTCATCAGAACCCTCACGGGCAAGGACATGCTCCTCTTCGGCAGTCAATCGCGGGTAGGACGAAATGAGCCGCTCGGTTGCGGCATCGAGTTGAAATCTATGAGAACTGGTGTGTGTCATGATGTTTCTCCTGTCCGTCGGTAAAGAAGAAGACACCACGAGGGTTTATCCTTTACCTTCCCATTTCACACTATAGTCGTAATTGTTCTGGATCATTGTCTCTGATTCTTCCTTTTTCAAAATCTGATCTGTTGTGGCTGCTTTGCAGCAAACAGAGAAGTAATTTCAGTTAACGGTTAAAAATTGAATAGGTAGTGTTTACATTTTCTTAGTGGTAATAAGTATAGCTGCGAAATAGACGAATCCAAGGTATCGACGGGCGTACTTATCATAGCGGGTCGCAACGCGACGAAACTGTTTCAAGCGATGGAAAAAACGTTCGATGATGTTGCGACGTTTATACAAACCTCGGTCATAAGGACGCTCTTGAACGCGGTTGTTCCGGAGGCGGATGACCGCAACGCCACCTTGACCAAGAATCTTTGCTCTCAAGGGATCCGAGTCGTAGGCAGTATCAGCAATGACGCACTCAAATGCGTATCCCTTCATCAACGCAGGAACTTGGCGAACATCATGACTCGCACCTGCCGTCAAGATAAAACGCAACGGTAGAAACGTATCACTCACCGCAGCATGGAGTTTCGTCGTGAAGCCGCCGTGGCTGCGACCCAGGGCTTGATTTCTTTCTCCTCCGTTTTTTTTCCAGCACCTGCCGCAGCAGTGTGTGCCCGAACGATCGTCGAATCAATCAGGAGTGCGGAGATTTCACCCGCAGCATGGAAATGTTGATGAAGTTTTTCAAAGACGCCAGCATCGCACCATCTTCCGAAGCGGCGATAGACGCTATTGCAATATCCATAGACTTTTGGCAGTCCTCGCCACGTCGCACCTTCTTTGGTCATCCAGACCACAGCAGAGAGAAAGCGTCTACAGGTTTCGGGATGACCGACATAGACATTTGGAAGTGCTTTGAGAAACGGGAGCATGCTCTTCGAAGCGGTATCACTGATGTCTACGGGTAGATCTTGAGTTTCCTTTATGTTTTCAGATTTCATAGGTGACAGTATACCAAGACATACTCAAAATCGAAATAACTTACACAATGTAAACACTACATAGTTATTTTCCAGTGCTACGAGAGCCTCTTAAGATGCCGGGCACGCGCACAATGGAACGTGTATATACAATGTGAGGCAAAATTTCAGAAGTGTCCCATTTTTTCGATGAAAGAACATTACAATAACAGGACTTAGGCAAAAAGAGTATCTTCCATGTATAACCGCGTTCGCACATGTAGACATCCGCGTCACATCGGACTTCTGCGGTGGCACACACTCAAGTTTATGCTACAGGACGTAAGTCCTAAATAATTTATT of Candidatus Poribacteria bacterium contains these proteins:
- a CDS encoding transposase, whose translation is MKSENIKETQDLPVDISDTASKSMLPFLKALPNVYVGHPETCRRFLSAVVWMTKEGATWRGLPKVYGYCNSVYRRFGRWCDAGVFEKLHQHFHAAGEISALLIDSTIVRAHTAAAGAGKKTEEKEIKPWVAATAASRRNSMLR
- a CDS encoding IS5 family transposase; amino-acid sequence: MSDTFLPLRFILTAGASHDVRQVPALMKGYAFECVIADTAYDSDPLRAKILGQGGVAVIRLRNNRVQERPYDRGLYKRRNIIERFFHRLKQFRRVATRYDKYARRYLGFVYFAAILITTKKM